The genomic interval TTCATCTTCGACACCGGAATGTCCACGCGGCGGTGCTTCGATCCGCACGCATTGCGGATCCGCGTCAGCATATCGGCGATCGGGTCGGTCATGCTCATAACTGAATCTGATCTCCTCTCGTATCCGAGTTGGACGTGGAGGAATAGGGTGAAATGAAAATCCGGTGGACCGGTAGACCGGTGGACCGGTGGACCGCTACCACGAGGCTTTCCGTACGCCTGGAATCATTCCCTGCAACGACAGCTCGCGGAAGCAGATCCGGCACAAGCCAAACCGGCGCAGGTATGCGCGCGAACGGCCGCAGCGGCCGCACCGGTTGTGGACGCGAACCTTGAACTTCGGCTTCCGCTTGCTCTTCTCGATCATCGCCTTGCGAGCCATCTGGATCTCTCTGGACTAAGTGATGTTCGGCGTCAGGCGGCGCCGCGGGCTTTCTTTTCGTCCGTGCGGAACGGCATGCCGAGCTCGCGCAGCAGCGCCATCGCGTGGTCGTCGCGGTTCGTGCTCGTCACGAACGTGATGTCCATGCCGTGGATCGACTCGATCGAGTCGTAGTTGATCTCGGGGAAGATCATCTGCTCCTTGAGGCCGAGCGAATAATTCCCTCGCCCGTCGAACGACCGGGTTCCCAGACCCCTGAAGTCGCGGATTCGCGGAATCGCGACGCTGATGAAGCGGTCGAGGAACTCCCACATCCGCGCGCCGCGCAGCGTCACCGCCGCGCCGATCTCCTGCCCCTGGCGTAGCCCGAAGTTGGAGATCGACTTCTTCGCCTTCTTGCGTACGGGCTGCTGTCCCGTGATCGTCGCCAATTCCTCGACGACCGAGTCCAGCGCTTTCGGCTGTTTGATCGCTTCGCCGACGCCGACGTTCAGCACGATCTTCTCGAGCCGCGGCACCTGGTGCGGGTTCGAGAACGAGAACTGCTGCGTCAGCTTCGTGCGCACCGTTTCGTGGTAGAACCCGCGGAGTCGCGGCGGCGGAACCGGTAGCTTCGCGCCGGCGTGCGGTCCACGCGCGC from Gemmatimonadaceae bacterium carries:
- a CDS encoding type Z 30S ribosomal protein S14, yielding MARKAMIEKSKRKPKFKVRVHNRCGRCGRSRAYLRRFGLCRICFRELSLQGMIPGVRKASW
- the rplE gene encoding 50S ribosomal protein L5, yielding MANKEQKGGGKGKGKKGGGEARARGPHAGAKLPVPPPRLRGFYHETVRTKLTQQFSFSNPHQVPRLEKIVLNVGVGEAIKQPKALDSVVEELATITGQQPVRKKAKKSISNFGLRQGQEIGAAVTLRGARMWEFLDRFISVAIPRIRDFRGLGTRSFDGRGNYSLGLKEQMIFPEINYDSIESIHGMDITFVTSTNRDDHAMALLRELGMPFRTDEKKARGAA